The following are encoded in a window of Thunnus albacares chromosome 17, fThuAlb1.1, whole genome shotgun sequence genomic DNA:
- the tefb gene encoding TEF transcription factor, PAR bZIP family member b isoform X2 — MTTTNQIFFGDRSDVPDLLKSLADYPVSFPAFDDTEIEKEKLCSSEDVEGGGAGAASAVGGSRGGGGSGGGVSASLTPAIWEKTIPYDGETFHLEYMDLDEFLLENGIPVSLEEEELQKTLTSVGGKGKCIPKVTATATTTTPSTPATAAASVSAPASPPSASATSTVTSDPEEPVTVTTLQPANLEDEEEEEEEEEEESLPEEAAPVEAVEVKEKKSNRNASERRTPSPIDPDAIEVDVNFQPDPTDLVLSSVPGGELFNPRKHKFSDEELKPQPMIKKAKKVFVPEEQKDDKYWSRRKKNNVAAKRSRDARRLKENQITVRASFLERENAALRQQVAELRKDCGRCKNILARYEAKYGPL; from the exons ATGACAACAACCAACCAAATCTTTTTTGGAGATAGGAGCGACGTTCCTGATCTCCTCAAGTCCTTGGCTGACTATCCTGTCTCCTTCCCTGCCTTTGATGACACAG AAATCGAGAAAGAGAAGCTGTGCTCGTCCGAAGATGTGGAGGGAGGCGGGGCTGGGGCAGCCAGTGCCGTTGGAGGTTCCAGAGGAGGTGGTGGCAGCGGCGGAGGGGTATCAGCCTCCCTGACCCCAGCCATTTGGGAGAAGACCATTCCCTATGATGGGGAGACCTTCCACCTGGAGTACATGGACCTGGATGAGTTTCTCCTGGAGAACGGGATCCCTGTGagcctggaggaggaggagctgcagaaGACTCTGACCTCAGTGGGAGGAAAAGGCAAATGCATCCCCAAGGTTACTGCTAcggctactactactactccttCTACTCCAGCTACGGCTGCAGCCTCCGTCTCTGCCCCAGCATCTCCCCCCTCTGCCTCCGCCACCTCTACGGTCACCTCAGATCCAGAGGAACCGGTGACAGTCACTACGCTGCAACCAGCTAATttagaggatgaagaagaagaagaggaggaagaagaagaggaatcTTTGCCTGAGGAGGCAGCACCAGTTGAAGCAGTGGAAGTAAAGGAGAAGAAATCAA ATCGTAACGCCAGCGAGCGTAGAACACCCTCCCCCATCGACCCAGACGCCATCGAGGTGGATGTTAATTTCCAGCCGGATCCCACAGACCTGGTCCTGTCCAGCGTGCCGGGGGGAGAGCTGTTCAACCCGCGTAAACACAAGTTCTCTGACGAGGAGCTCAAACCGCAGCCTATGATCAAGAAGGCCAAGAAAGTCTTTGTTCCTGAGGAACAGAAG GATGACAAATACTGGTCCAGGAGAAAGAAGAATAACGTGGCAGCCAAGCGTTCTCGCGACGCAAGGCGGCTGAAGGAGAACCAGATCACGGTGCGCGCCTCCTTCCTGGAGCGGGAGAATGCTGCACTGCGGCAGCAAGTGGCCGAGCTGCGGAAGGACTGTGGCCGCTGCAAGAACATCCTGGCCCGATATGAGGCTAAGTACGGCCCGCTGTAA
- the tefb gene encoding TEF transcription factor, PAR bZIP family member b isoform X1 has protein sequence MSGKTAVAVGLQPGSNDNVAAEAPQKSFPFVLKKIMDIPPPNILEEGDDEIEKEKLCSSEDVEGGGAGAASAVGGSRGGGGSGGGVSASLTPAIWEKTIPYDGETFHLEYMDLDEFLLENGIPVSLEEEELQKTLTSVGGKGKCIPKVTATATTTTPSTPATAAASVSAPASPPSASATSTVTSDPEEPVTVTTLQPANLEDEEEEEEEEEEESLPEEAAPVEAVEVKEKKSNRNASERRTPSPIDPDAIEVDVNFQPDPTDLVLSSVPGGELFNPRKHKFSDEELKPQPMIKKAKKVFVPEEQKDDKYWSRRKKNNVAAKRSRDARRLKENQITVRASFLERENAALRQQVAELRKDCGRCKNILARYEAKYGPL, from the exons ATGTCTGGCAAAACCGCGGTGGCAGTTGGACTTCAACCCGGCAGTAACGATAACGTCGCTGCAGAGGCTCCACAGAAgtcctttccttttgttttaaaGAAGATTATGGACATTCCCCCTCCTAACATCCTGGAGGAAGGAGACGATG AAATCGAGAAAGAGAAGCTGTGCTCGTCCGAAGATGTGGAGGGAGGCGGGGCTGGGGCAGCCAGTGCCGTTGGAGGTTCCAGAGGAGGTGGTGGCAGCGGCGGAGGGGTATCAGCCTCCCTGACCCCAGCCATTTGGGAGAAGACCATTCCCTATGATGGGGAGACCTTCCACCTGGAGTACATGGACCTGGATGAGTTTCTCCTGGAGAACGGGATCCCTGTGagcctggaggaggaggagctgcagaaGACTCTGACCTCAGTGGGAGGAAAAGGCAAATGCATCCCCAAGGTTACTGCTAcggctactactactactccttCTACTCCAGCTACGGCTGCAGCCTCCGTCTCTGCCCCAGCATCTCCCCCCTCTGCCTCCGCCACCTCTACGGTCACCTCAGATCCAGAGGAACCGGTGACAGTCACTACGCTGCAACCAGCTAATttagaggatgaagaagaagaagaggaggaagaagaagaggaatcTTTGCCTGAGGAGGCAGCACCAGTTGAAGCAGTGGAAGTAAAGGAGAAGAAATCAA ATCGTAACGCCAGCGAGCGTAGAACACCCTCCCCCATCGACCCAGACGCCATCGAGGTGGATGTTAATTTCCAGCCGGATCCCACAGACCTGGTCCTGTCCAGCGTGCCGGGGGGAGAGCTGTTCAACCCGCGTAAACACAAGTTCTCTGACGAGGAGCTCAAACCGCAGCCTATGATCAAGAAGGCCAAGAAAGTCTTTGTTCCTGAGGAACAGAAG GATGACAAATACTGGTCCAGGAGAAAGAAGAATAACGTGGCAGCCAAGCGTTCTCGCGACGCAAGGCGGCTGAAGGAGAACCAGATCACGGTGCGCGCCTCCTTCCTGGAGCGGGAGAATGCTGCACTGCGGCAGCAAGTGGCCGAGCTGCGGAAGGACTGTGGCCGCTGCAAGAACATCCTGGCCCGATATGAGGCTAAGTACGGCCCGCTGTAA